In Tautonia marina, the genomic stretch TAGCCGATGACGAACGCATCGGGAATCGCAAAGCCGACGTAATCGGGCTCAAGGGCCACTTCCTGCCGCCCTTGCTTGCGGAGCAACACCGCCGTCCGAACGTCGATCGCCCCCCGTTCGCGGAGCTTCGGCACGAGCGCCGCCAGGGTGTGGCCGGTGTCGAAGATGTCGTCGAGCAAGAGGACGTGACGCCCTTCGACCTCGGGGGCGAAGGCGTCGTTGATCGTCAGCGAGCCCCGATCGGTGACAGCCCCCTTGTAGCTGCTCGCCTGCAAGAGCGCGACCCGAAGCGGAAGCTGGACCTGCCGGATCAGGTCGGCCAGCAAGATCACGCTACCGGTCAGAATGCCGACGATCGTCAGCGGTTTGCCCTGGTAATCGCGTTCGATCTGTCGGCCAAGTTCGGCCACGCGCTCTCGGATGCGCTCCTCACTGATCAGAATCTCCACGCCACGGGGTCCTCATTGCGTTCGAGCGCCGATGAGGGATCATCCGCCCGGCGCGGCGGCCCCTTCGTTTCGCTCTGCGGGTGTGTTCGCTCCGGCCCATGAGTTTACTCATAGACCCGAGCCGCCGACAGGGCACTGGCGAACAGTTGCCACGACGGCCGATCGGGATCGATCACTCCCTCGTCGTTGCGCGGTGACGCCTTGCCACAATCCGTCAGCCAGGCGGCCAGGGCTTCCAGGAAATCGCCGAGGGCCGAGTTTTCCCATTCGGCCTCGTTGGCGTCGAGGTCATCGAGCAGGCTTCGAATGTGCTCGACCAGGTCCGCTCGCGACTGGGCCGACTCCGGGAGATTCATGCGAGCTCCTCCTCCTCCCCGCGCCCGGCCGTACGGACGGGACGGGACATCAACGGAACGAAACCATCGGAGCGACGACCTCACCTGAATCGTCTCACTCCGAACCATCGTACCGTCAACAGGCAATGGGGCCGAGGGGGATGACCGTCGCGCAAGAAAGAGGATCGGGGGACGATGCCCCTTCCTCCACCCGTTCTTGTTGGAGGAAGGGGCTCCGCCCCCCGATCAGGATCACAGAGCGAGCTTGGGCCGAACGAGGGCAATCCGACCTCAGGCCGTCGCCGAGGCGAGCAGCCGTCGGCGTCGTCGGGCGAAGCTCAAGGCCCCAAGGCCGAAGACGGCCCAGAGGATCACGGCCGAGGGCTCGGGAATCGGCGTGCCAACGGTGCCCGGATCGGGGTCGCCGGGCAAGCCCGGCTCGGGCTCAGGCTCTGGACTGGGAACGTCGAGAACCGAAAGGCTCAGACCATCGACGGCCGACTTCAGGAGCCAGCCGACCGCGTTCTGTGCCAGGTTCAGCTCGAAGTCGAACATGCCGCCTGGTTCGAGCTGGCCGATCCGGTTCCCTTCGGCGTCGACCAGGGGGCGGAACGGCACGGCGGCCGAGGGG encodes the following:
- the hpt gene encoding hypoxanthine phosphoribosyltransferase, which produces MEILISEERIRERVAELGRQIERDYQGKPLTIVGILTGSVILLADLIRQVQLPLRVALLQASSYKGAVTDRGSLTINDAFAPEVEGRHVLLLDDIFDTGHTLAALVPKLRERGAIDVRTAVLLRKQGRQEVALEPDYVGFAIPDAFVIGYGLDYDDEYRHLPYIAVLDPNAHEAAH
- a CDS encoding DUF7660 family protein, translated to MNLPESAQSRADLVEHIRSLLDDLDANEAEWENSALGDFLEALAAWLTDCGKASPRNDEGVIDPDRPSWQLFASALSAARVYE